A single region of the Gammaproteobacteria bacterium genome encodes:
- a CDS encoding S1/P1 nuclease: MRSLWKNHVDLLRWLMIALLFISLPAFSWDATGHRVIAAIAYSQLTPEVKRRVDHLTAFNDKGYPSLSRFLYLAVEPDKWRQSDGGESASWHYLDTPWRIDATPVITVTTPNLLSSLQENVNILSSDQASAAQKARSLAYVLHLVGDAHQPLHCINRISRQFPQGDRGGNLFPIQDNRVTNLHAFWDEGAIWLVPLSQRYPLSNKNVLRLARQLQKHYPVAVFAEKAQDKTLSDWTAQCYAIAKEKVYQLAPNTKPSAQYRVQAAAIVAEQLTLAGYRLGNLLNSLLVKDSQ; this comes from the coding sequence ATGCGCTCACTTTGGAAGAACCATGTCGATCTTTTGCGTTGGCTCATGATCGCATTGCTTTTCATCTCTTTACCAGCCTTTTCCTGGGATGCCACCGGGCATCGTGTGATTGCCGCTATTGCCTACTCGCAGCTGACACCCGAGGTAAAGCGTAGAGTCGATCATTTAACTGCGTTCAATGATAAAGGTTACCCATCCTTGTCGCGGTTTTTATATTTGGCGGTAGAGCCGGATAAGTGGCGGCAAAGCGATGGTGGTGAATCTGCTTCTTGGCATTATCTTGATACGCCTTGGCGTATCGACGCCACCCCTGTTATCACAGTAACCACTCCCAATCTCCTTTCCAGTCTGCAAGAAAATGTCAATATTTTGAGCAGTGATCAAGCCTCAGCTGCGCAAAAAGCAAGAAGCTTAGCTTATGTGCTACACTTGGTTGGAGATGCTCACCAGCCATTGCATTGCATCAACCGGATAAGTCGGCAGTTTCCCCAAGGGGACCGAGGCGGTAATCTGTTTCCGATTCAGGATAACCGAGTCACCAATTTGCATGCATTTTGGGATGAAGGTGCGATATGGCTTGTGCCCTTGAGTCAGCGCTATCCGCTAAGTAATAAAAATGTCCTGCGCTTGGCGCGGCAATTGCAAAAGCACTACCCTGTGGCGGTTTTTGCAGAAAAGGCACAAGATAAGACCCTCAGTGATTGGACAGCACAATGCTATGCAATTGCTAAGGAAAAGGTGTATCAATTAGCACCGAATACCAAGCCCTCCGCGCAGTATCGTGTGCAGGCAGCGGCTATTGTAGCGGAACAATTGACATTGGCCGGTTATAGGTTGGGTAATCTTTTAAATAGCTTACTGGTAAAGGATTCACAATGA
- a CDS encoding Rpn family recombination-promoting nuclease/putative transposase, with amino-acid sequence MPRYLDPKTDIVFKKIFGQNPKILKSFLNAVLPLPAGGLIVSLEYLANEQVPVIPAFKFTVVDVKCTDEQGRVFIVEMQIQWAASFKQRLLFNASRAYVHQLEKGENYELLKPVYGLGLINTSFDPDEDHWYHHYKIVNVEKPQVEIKDLQLIFIELPKFRAKNYREKKLQVLWLRFISELNEKVNQVPPELLEVAEIKQALELAEEAAYTPVELDDYNRYWDAVSVEKTLISDALRRGEAMGRAEGVHASHQLLARKWLSKGMTLEEIAKLLDLSLDEVAALLN; translated from the coding sequence GTGCCGCGCTATTTAGATCCTAAAACAGATATCGTGTTTAAAAAAATCTTTGGCCAAAATCCAAAAATATTAAAAAGCTTCCTCAACGCGGTATTGCCCTTACCGGCCGGGGGTCTTATTGTCAGTTTGGAATATTTAGCCAATGAGCAAGTTCCAGTCATTCCCGCATTTAAATTCACCGTAGTCGATGTGAAATGCACGGACGAGCAAGGCCGGGTATTTATCGTTGAAATGCAAATTCAATGGGCTGCCAGTTTTAAACAGCGTCTATTATTTAATGCCAGCAGAGCCTATGTGCACCAGCTGGAAAAGGGAGAGAATTATGAATTGCTCAAACCGGTTTATGGTCTGGGCTTAATTAATACCAGTTTCGATCCTGACGAAGATCATTGGTACCATCACTATAAAATCGTCAATGTTGAGAAGCCACAAGTGGAGATTAAAGATTTACAATTAATCTTTATCGAGCTGCCTAAATTTCGAGCGAAGAATTATCGGGAAAAAAAATTACAGGTGTTATGGTTGCGTTTTATTTCGGAGCTAAATGAAAAGGTTAATCAGGTTCCGCCTGAGTTGTTGGAAGTGGCTGAAATTAAGCAAGCACTGGAATTGGCTGAAGAGGCTGCCTATACGCCGGTTGAACTGGATGACTATAATCGTTATTGGGATGCAGTCAGTGTGGAGAAAACCTTAATCAGTGATGCGCTAAGACGCGGGGAAGCGATGGGTCGAGCAGAAGGTGTGCATGCATCTCATCAATTACTAGCGCGCAAGTGGTTGTCTAAAGGCATGACTTTAGAAGAAATTGCCAAGTTGCTGGATTTATCATTGGATGAAGTTGCCGCGTTGCTGAATTAA
- the coaA gene encoding type I pantothenate kinase encodes MSQLHSPYLQFSRQAWQQFRQDTPLTLSEADLEELKGQNEPISLQEVIEIYLPLSRLLNLYVAATQDLYKVTTRFLGHPEPKVPYLIGIAGSVAVGKSTTSRILRALLSRWPNHPHVVLVTTDGFIYSTATLEKHNLLNRKGFPESYNLRALISFLADLKAGKANLNVPVYSHHHYDIIPNTFQVVDRPDIVIVEGLNVLQVPQLRKTSQSQWFVSDFFDFTIYVDADTQVIKQWYKDRFMTFRAKARDDKEAFFYQFAQWDESEALAFCDKIWTEINERNLHENILPIKRRARLILEKASDHSVQKVYLRKL; translated from the coding sequence ATGAGCCAACTCCATTCTCCTTATTTGCAATTCTCTCGGCAAGCCTGGCAACAATTTCGTCAAGATACGCCATTGACCTTGAGCGAAGCCGATCTTGAAGAGCTGAAAGGACAAAATGAACCGATTTCGCTACAAGAAGTGATAGAAATTTACCTGCCATTATCACGATTATTGAATCTATATGTAGCAGCAACCCAGGATCTTTATAAAGTCACCACGCGTTTTCTCGGTCATCCTGAGCCGAAAGTACCGTATCTGATCGGCATTGCTGGCAGTGTGGCCGTAGGCAAAAGCACGACGTCACGTATCCTGCGGGCATTGTTGTCGCGCTGGCCTAATCATCCGCACGTCGTGTTGGTGACTACCGATGGCTTCATCTATTCCACAGCCACCTTGGAAAAACATAATTTATTGAATCGTAAAGGTTTCCCGGAAAGTTACAACTTGCGCGCCTTGATTAGCTTTCTTGCTGATTTAAAAGCCGGCAAAGCCAATTTAAATGTGCCAGTTTATTCGCATCACCATTACGATATTATTCCCAATACTTTTCAGGTGGTAGACAGACCCGATATTGTCATTGTGGAAGGATTAAATGTGCTGCAAGTACCGCAGCTGCGAAAAACTAGCCAATCGCAGTGGTTTGTTTCCGATTTTTTTGATTTTACGATTTATGTGGATGCCGATACGCAAGTGATTAAACAGTGGTATAAAGACCGCTTTATGACTTTCCGTGCTAAGGCGCGAGATGACAAGGAAGCATTCTTTTATCAATTTGCGCAATGGGATGAGTCAGAGGCTCTAGCGTTTTGCGACAAGATATGGACGGAAATCAATGAGCGTAATCTGCATGAAAATATACTGCCGATTAAGCGGCGTGCGCGTCTCATTTTAGAAAAAGCCAGCGATCATTCAGTGCAGAAGGTTTATTTGCGGAAGTTGTAG
- a CDS encoding TolC family outer membrane protein, translating into MNKRIVSFVLITGLFSWSLPGFAVDLMQAFQQGLNYDPTFKAAEAQYLATYELIPITRGALLPQITATGYLARIHEDIDFLGNQKFYDTSTQYNISANQALFNYKDWALLQNARAQSKQAFASYNAALQDLMVRVANAYFSVLQAYDELLATEANKRSLAQQLHQTQEQYKVGLIAVTGVEQVRASYDLAIAQEIVNQNTVADKLEELRAITGVFYTRLAGIKINLPLVTPEPNDINEWVAVAVGQNYTLQSAFYAMIAAQQNVKVQRAGHFPVITGQASYAYDNESANPLGIGTGVGNTLVPQTTRLATIAVNATLPVFTGGTVTAQTNQAAWQYAEAAAQREQTYRNVATQTRESFLGVISGISKINADLQSIRSNESSLSSTKASYTVGTATIVDVLQQQFNLYSAQTQYAVDQYSYIISTLALKQAAGTLSINDMHLVNGWLGKPIDFTKFNFNAKPIQYASDTLPKTPAPPSNYNPDALGEPQQTPPAAIKYPGSDTTSTTTTGHTDYDYKGDEGTKSSSSSSVSTTHSNVNSNSDSNSNTTTPVANQKMSHKKKVEHSKLTHAHKHTQQYSAG; encoded by the coding sequence ATGAATAAACGCATAGTCAGCTTTGTTTTGATAACAGGCTTATTCTCCTGGTCATTGCCTGGTTTCGCGGTCGATTTAATGCAGGCCTTTCAGCAGGGCTTAAATTATGACCCGACCTTCAAGGCCGCTGAAGCACAATATCTGGCAACTTATGAGCTCATTCCGATTACCCGCGGTGCGCTGCTGCCGCAAATAACGGCAACAGGTTACTTGGCGCGCATACACGAAGATATCGATTTTTTAGGGAATCAAAAGTTTTACGATACCTCAACTCAATATAACATCTCAGCCAATCAGGCGCTTTTTAATTATAAAGACTGGGCATTACTGCAAAATGCCAGGGCGCAATCTAAACAAGCCTTTGCCAGCTATAATGCGGCTTTGCAAGATTTAATGGTGCGCGTAGCCAATGCGTACTTCAGTGTATTGCAGGCTTATGATGAGTTGTTGGCGACAGAAGCTAACAAGCGCTCTTTAGCGCAGCAATTACACCAAACGCAAGAGCAGTATAAAGTCGGTTTAATCGCCGTGACTGGTGTAGAGCAGGTGCGAGCCAGCTATGATTTAGCGATTGCCCAGGAAATTGTCAATCAGAATACCGTAGCGGATAAACTGGAAGAATTACGTGCTATCACTGGGGTGTTTTATACGCGCTTAGCAGGGATCAAGATTAATTTACCGTTGGTAACGCCTGAACCGAATGATATCAATGAATGGGTGGCTGTTGCGGTGGGGCAGAATTACACCTTGCAGTCGGCTTTTTATGCCATGATTGCCGCACAACAAAATGTGAAAGTGCAGCGCGCCGGACATTTTCCAGTCATTACTGGGCAAGCAAGTTACGCCTATGATAATGAATCTGCCAACCCATTGGGTATTGGGACAGGCGTGGGTAATACCCTGGTTCCTCAAACGACACGTCTTGCTACCATTGCTGTGAATGCAACCCTGCCAGTCTTTACCGGCGGCACTGTCACCGCACAGACTAACCAAGCTGCATGGCAATATGCTGAAGCGGCTGCACAACGTGAGCAAACCTACCGTAATGTGGCCACACAGACACGAGAATCGTTTTTAGGGGTTATTTCTGGCATCAGCAAAATTAATGCCGACCTGCAATCCATTCGATCTAATGAAAGTTCATTGTCATCAACCAAAGCTTCTTACACGGTAGGTACAGCAACGATTGTGGATGTGTTGCAGCAGCAATTCAATTTATACAGCGCTCAGACACAGTACGCTGTCGATCAATATAGTTATATCATCAGCACCCTGGCTCTCAAGCAAGCGGCAGGTACTTTGAGTATTAACGATATGCATTTGGTTAATGGCTGGTTAGGTAAGCCGATAGATTTTACTAAATTTAATTTTAACGCCAAACCTATTCAATACGCCTCTGACACTTTGCCAAAAACACCGGCACCACCTTCTAATTATAATCCTGATGCTTTGGGGGAACCGCAACAAACTCCACCGGCGGCGATTAAGTATCCGGGTAGTGACACGACGTCAACAACGACAACAGGGCATACGGATTATGATTATAAAGGAGATGAGGGCACTAAAAGCTCTTCGAGTTCTTCAGTATCCACTACGCATTCCAATGTGAATTCCAACTCTGACTCCAACTCTAATACAACAACACCAGTAGCGAATCAAAAAATGAGCCATAAAAAGAAAGTGGAGCATTCTAAATTGACGCATGCACATAAGCATACGCAGCAGTATAGTGCAGGTTAG
- a CDS encoding NUDIX domain-containing protein: MNKNDVKIQEESLLHNGFIQVKRYTLQHKLFAGGLSELFSRELVIRHHAAAALPYDPILDKIVLLEQFRVGALEDDNPWLIEIVAGLLEEGETPEALVHREMKEEAGLTPRNILPIFNYWASPGASNEHVSLFIAEVDARGAGGIHGLPHENEDIRVLVVDTQEALERMHRGEIKNAICLMALLWFQLHKDEVRAKWLTPERLTP, from the coding sequence ATGAACAAAAATGATGTGAAAATACAGGAAGAATCGCTATTGCATAATGGCTTCATCCAGGTTAAACGTTATACTTTGCAGCATAAATTGTTTGCCGGCGGCTTAAGCGAATTATTTTCACGTGAATTGGTCATACGCCATCATGCCGCCGCCGCCCTACCTTATGATCCCATTTTAGACAAAATTGTTTTGCTGGAGCAATTTCGCGTTGGCGCGTTAGAAGATGATAATCCCTGGTTAATTGAGATTGTCGCCGGATTGCTAGAAGAAGGAGAAACACCCGAAGCGCTAGTGCACCGTGAAATGAAAGAAGAAGCGGGTTTAACCCCACGAAATATCCTACCCATTTTTAACTATTGGGCTAGCCCTGGTGCCTCGAATGAACACGTCTCTTTATTTATCGCCGAAGTTGACGCAAGGGGCGCTGGGGGCATACACGGTCTGCCTCACGAAAATGAAGATATTCGTGTATTGGTAGTTGATACCCAAGAAGCTTTAGAACGCATGCACCGCGGTGAAATTAAGAATGCTATTTGTCTAATGGCTTTATTATGGTTTCAGCTGCACAAAGACGAAGTCAGGGCTAAATGGCTAACACCAGAAAGACTCACGCCATGA
- a CDS encoding metallophosphoesterase → MTQLIQISDLHLYANANNCLDEINTQAALEAVLGHVQQQQPELLVMSGDLSQDGSLLSYQRLAKTVSAMHCPVYWVQGNHDDIDNASIGLKSTNLSADRTILINGWQIVLLDSTAPGLDDGFIGSVDFKHLKQCLIRHPNLPALIVMHHPPVAVGCYMDAVKVINDQQFLTSLYSFPQVRLVLFGHIHQEFQAIHQGIHFLGAPATSVQFVPQVEKFAIDTSLTPGYRWINLQPEGNFSTGIIRI, encoded by the coding sequence ATGACCCAGCTCATTCAAATATCTGACTTACATTTATACGCCAATGCCAATAACTGTTTGGATGAAATCAACACGCAAGCTGCTCTTGAAGCAGTACTAGGACATGTCCAGCAACAGCAACCCGAATTGTTGGTGATGAGCGGTGATTTATCCCAAGATGGTTCTTTGTTGTCTTATCAGCGTTTAGCTAAAACTGTCTCGGCAATGCATTGCCCGGTTTATTGGGTTCAAGGCAATCATGATGATATCGACAATGCAAGTATTGGCTTAAAATCCACGAATTTATCTGCTGATCGCACGATTTTAATCAACGGCTGGCAAATTGTCTTATTAGACTCTACCGCACCCGGTCTAGACGATGGTTTTATCGGCAGCGTAGATTTCAAACATTTAAAGCAATGCTTGATCCGCCATCCTAACTTACCCGCCTTAATTGTTATGCATCATCCTCCAGTTGCCGTGGGTTGCTATATGGATGCCGTCAAAGTCATTAATGACCAACAATTTTTAACAAGCCTATATTCTTTCCCACAAGTGCGCCTGGTTTTATTCGGTCATATCCATCAGGAATTTCAGGCCATACATCAAGGCATTCACTTTCTAGGCGCGCCCGCCACCTCAGTACAATTTGTGCCTCAAGTCGAAAAATTCGCCATTGATACTTCTCTCACACCTGGATATCGCTGGATCAATTTACAGCCAGAAGGCAATTTTTCAACCGGCATCATTAGAATTTAG
- a CDS encoding AI-2E family transporter, producing the protein MKNIPSAHQIPYFIKYFIILASTVLTCYVLVISKPILNSLLPACIFALLLRPFCVRLERLKIPRSLSTVLSILLVLILFAGLSFFFSTQVGSITSNMDSLVNTFTSLFDKLQQWTSHQFGIQPQEQIAYIKSSLVSLLKNSSTFFSSTLSATAGFFTAFFLFLLALFFFLYYRTFLLSFLYQLFRKEHHKRVTAVVARVEVVVRKYILGLFLVILTMATLNTVGLLLLGIKHAVFFGVLAALLTIIPYVGILIGSTLPILFALATTDSLWYPIGVLLIFVFVQFLEGNFITPNIIGNQVSINPFAAILGLFIGGMLLGVIGVIFALPILAILKVICDEIDSLKPIGYVLGNPSTVPGRKRKSLRVRAEKN; encoded by the coding sequence ATGAAAAATATACCATCAGCCCATCAGATACCCTATTTCATCAAGTATTTCATAATCCTCGCCAGCACAGTACTCACTTGCTACGTATTGGTCATTTCAAAACCGATTCTTAATTCATTATTGCCTGCCTGCATTTTTGCCCTATTGCTAAGACCATTTTGTGTACGATTGGAGAGACTGAAAATCCCCCGTTCACTGAGCACAGTATTATCTATTCTATTAGTTTTAATCCTATTTGCCGGACTATCATTTTTCTTTTCAACCCAGGTTGGCAGTATCACTTCCAATATGGATTCATTGGTCAATACATTCACTTCCCTGTTTGATAAATTACAACAATGGACATCACATCAATTTGGCATACAGCCGCAAGAACAGATTGCCTATATTAAAAGTTCTCTGGTATCACTGTTAAAAAACAGTTCGACTTTTTTCAGCTCTACTTTGTCGGCGACGGCGGGATTTTTTACGGCGTTTTTTCTTTTTCTGTTGGCGCTATTTTTCTTCCTCTATTATCGAACATTTTTATTATCGTTTTTATATCAGTTGTTTCGTAAAGAACATCATAAGCGCGTTACGGCAGTTGTCGCCCGCGTTGAAGTCGTGGTGAGAAAATATATTCTCGGTCTGTTTCTAGTGATTCTCACCATGGCGACTTTGAATACGGTTGGCTTATTGTTATTGGGAATAAAACACGCGGTATTTTTTGGTGTATTGGCAGCCTTGCTGACGATTATTCCCTATGTCGGTATTCTGATAGGTTCAACATTGCCCATATTGTTTGCTTTAGCAACAACGGATTCTTTGTGGTACCCCATTGGCGTATTATTGATATTTGTGTTCGTGCAATTTTTAGAAGGAAATTTCATCACGCCAAATATTATTGGTAACCAAGTCAGTATTAACCCCTTCGCTGCTATTTTAGGTTTGTTTATTGGTGGAATGTTACTGGGTGTGATTGGTGTAATATTTGCTTTGCCGATTTTAGCTATTCTGAAAGTGATTTGCGATGAGATAGACTCTTTAAAACCGATTGGCTATGTGCTGGGTAATCCTTCTACTGTGCCTGGTAGGAAAAGAAAATCGCTGAGAGTTAGAGCAGAAAAAAACTAA
- the fabV gene encoding enoyl-ACP reductase FabV — translation MIIHPKVRGFICTTAHPVGCFKAVEEQSNYVKSQGALRGPKNVLVIGASTGYGLASRIQATFGAGANTIGVFYEREADAKRTATAGWYNTAAFEKLAHQNNYYAKSINGDAFSNEIKQQTADLIRRDLKQVDLVIHSLASPRRTHPDTGQVFSSVLKPIGRPFTSKTVDPFRGEVKEITLEPATPEEVAETIEVMGGEDWEMWMDFLGRENLLADGVTTVAYTYIGPELTHPIYKDGAIGKAKQHLELTAQKLQQKLGARNGRAVVSVNKALVTQASAAIPVVPLYISLLFKIMKQNGTHEGCIEQIHRLFNDYLYAPQSQPLDVEGRIRLDNFEMAPEVQKEIAQLWPKVTSENLEQLTDIAGYRDDFYRLFGFNFSTVDYDADVDPEVGIDSITAQAVA, via the coding sequence ATGATTATACACCCTAAAGTTCGTGGCTTTATCTGTACAACCGCGCATCCTGTCGGCTGTTTTAAGGCGGTTGAAGAGCAAAGTAATTATGTTAAATCGCAGGGCGCATTGCGCGGCCCTAAGAATGTCTTAGTCATAGGTGCATCGACCGGCTATGGACTGGCTAGCCGCATTCAAGCTACTTTTGGTGCAGGCGCAAACACAATTGGCGTGTTCTATGAGCGTGAAGCCGATGCCAAACGCACAGCCACTGCCGGTTGGTATAACACGGCTGCATTTGAAAAACTTGCGCATCAGAATAATTATTACGCCAAAAGTATTAATGGCGATGCTTTTTCCAATGAAATAAAGCAGCAAACAGCTGATTTGATTCGTCGTGATCTAAAGCAGGTTGATCTGGTGATTCATAGTTTGGCATCTCCCAGGCGTACCCACCCGGATACCGGTCAGGTATTTTCTTCTGTGTTAAAGCCTATAGGTCGGCCGTTTACCAGTAAAACGGTTGATCCATTTCGCGGTGAGGTTAAGGAAATTACACTGGAACCGGCAACGCCTGAAGAAGTGGCAGAAACGATTGAAGTTATGGGTGGTGAAGATTGGGAAATGTGGATGGATTTTCTGGGTCGTGAGAATTTGTTGGCGGATGGTGTGACTACTGTAGCATACACTTACATTGGACCAGAATTGACACATCCCATTTATAAAGACGGCGCGATTGGCAAAGCCAAGCAGCATTTGGAATTAACTGCGCAAAAACTGCAGCAGAAATTAGGCGCGCGTAATGGAAGGGCGGTGGTATCCGTCAATAAAGCTTTGGTGACACAGGCCAGTGCAGCTATACCGGTAGTTCCTTTGTATATTTCTCTTTTATTTAAAATCATGAAACAAAATGGCACACATGAAGGTTGTATTGAGCAGATTCATCGTCTGTTTAATGATTATCTTTATGCGCCACAATCTCAGCCATTGGATGTTGAAGGGCGCATTCGTTTGGATAATTTTGAAATGGCGCCGGAAGTGCAAAAGGAAATTGCACAATTATGGCCAAAGGTCACGTCGGAAAATTTGGAGCAATTAACGGATATTGCAGGTTATCGCGATGATTTTTATCGTTTGTTTGGTTTTAATTTTAGCACTGTGGATTATGATGCGGATGTGGATCCTGAGGTGGGGATAGATTCGATTACGGCGCAGGCAGTGGCTTGA
- a CDS encoding glycosyltransferase family 2 protein: MATPDLSVIIITKNEAPRIRRCLESVRFASEIIVLDSGSTDNTVAICQEYTDKVYTTDWPGFGLQKNRALEKAQGQWVLAIDADEWADEALCTEIMAAISANDSSVNAFAIPRRTKYLGYWVYHGDVGRDKVIRLFRRGQARFSEKVVHENLVVDDNRVGQLKHHLYHDSYRTIEELQERMNTYTTLSAQIRYQNGKRSSLTKAVTHAIWAFVKAYFVRGGFLDGRIGFIVAVSSAESSYYRYLKLLWLEQPKI; this comes from the coding sequence ATGGCCACGCCCGACTTAAGTGTAATTATCATTACCAAAAATGAAGCACCACGTATTCGGCGTTGCCTTGAATCTGTCCGTTTTGCTTCCGAAATTATCGTCTTAGATTCCGGTAGTACGGATAATACGGTTGCGATTTGCCAAGAATATACCGATAAAGTGTATACGACCGATTGGCCTGGATTTGGGCTGCAGAAAAATCGTGCACTGGAAAAAGCCCAGGGTCAGTGGGTATTGGCAATTGATGCAGACGAGTGGGCTGATGAGGCGTTGTGTACTGAAATAATGGCAGCTATTTCTGCAAATGATTCATCAGTTAATGCCTTTGCTATACCGCGGCGTACCAAATACCTAGGTTATTGGGTTTATCATGGTGATGTGGGCAGAGATAAAGTTATCCGCCTATTTCGTCGAGGACAGGCACGATTTAGTGAAAAGGTGGTACATGAAAATCTAGTTGTCGATGATAATCGCGTCGGTCAGCTAAAGCACCATTTGTATCATGATTCTTACCGCACCATAGAAGAACTGCAGGAGCGGATGAATACCTATACCACCTTGAGCGCGCAAATACGTTATCAAAACGGAAAACGCTCCTCCCTGACTAAAGCCGTGACACATGCTATCTGGGCATTTGTTAAAGCCTATTTTGTGCGGGGTGGTTTTCTGGATGGTCGTATCGGGTTTATAGTGGCAGTATCCAGTGCCGAAAGTAGTTATTATCGCTATTTAAAATTATTATGGCTAGAGCAGCCTAAAATATAG
- the waaC gene encoding lipopolysaccharide heptosyltransferase I, with product MRALFIKLTSMGDLIHALPALTDASRAIPGLSFDWVIEKSFADVAKWHPAVNKIIPTSHRKWRKNFWQSLKNKEIQTFLSSVREERYDLVIDGQSSLKSAAVTLLAKGVRHGLDRVSSRERLVSLAYQKRHFAHRNLHAITRLRLLFAGAFNYPYPNTPPDYGIKDYPFPALSFELPKRYLVFVHNASWPTKMWPEQAWRELVTIAGNAGFNVLLPWGNKAEEERAMHICQGLANAQVLPFCTLSEQARILLGSAGAICSDTGLSHLAAALNVPAITLYGPTSKDLTGTIGLHQQHLVSPFVCTLCYRHRCHYGNEVHAEPLCMLEITPQLLWDRFKDLLASIQPKPQSNPPY from the coding sequence ATGCGTGCGCTATTTATAAAACTCACTTCTATGGGCGACCTAATCCATGCGCTACCCGCCCTTACCGATGCCAGCCGCGCCATACCGGGCTTATCCTTCGATTGGGTGATTGAGAAAAGCTTTGCTGATGTCGCCAAATGGCATCCGGCGGTTAACAAAATCATTCCAACCTCCCACCGTAAATGGCGTAAAAATTTCTGGCAATCGCTTAAAAACAAGGAAATTCAAACATTCTTGAGTAGCGTGCGTGAAGAACGCTATGACCTAGTGATTGATGGGCAATCCTCCTTGAAAAGTGCTGCGGTTACACTCTTAGCCAAAGGCGTGCGTCATGGCCTTGATCGAGTATCTAGCCGAGAACGGCTGGTGTCTTTAGCTTATCAAAAGCGCCATTTTGCCCATAGAAACCTGCATGCGATTACCCGCTTGCGTTTATTATTTGCGGGAGCCTTCAATTACCCCTATCCCAATACCCCCCCAGATTATGGCATCAAGGATTACCCCTTTCCTGCCTTGTCTTTTGAGTTACCCAAACGCTACCTCGTTTTTGTACATAATGCCAGCTGGCCAACCAAAATGTGGCCAGAACAGGCTTGGCGCGAATTAGTGACTATCGCAGGAAATGCAGGTTTTAATGTGTTGCTACCCTGGGGCAATAAAGCGGAAGAAGAACGGGCGATGCATATTTGCCAAGGCTTGGCTAACGCACAAGTATTACCGTTTTGTACACTATCAGAACAGGCGCGAATTCTACTTGGTTCGGCAGGCGCGATCTGTAGCGACACGGGATTGAGTCATTTGGCTGCAGCATTAAATGTGCCAGCTATTACCTTGTACGGACCGACGAGCAAAGACTTAACTGGAACAATTGGCTTACATCAACAACACTTGGTATCCCCTTTTGTCTGCACCTTGTGCTATCGGCATCGCTGTCACTATGGCAATGAGGTACATGCTGAACCGTTATGCATGTTGGAAATTACACCGCAGCTGTTGTGGGATAGGTTTAAGGATTTACTCGCTTCTATTCAACCAAAGCCTCAGTCAAATCCCCCATATTAG